A section of the Kluyveromyces lactis strain NRRL Y-1140 chromosome F complete sequence genome encodes:
- the CCS1 gene encoding copper chaperone CCS1 (similar to uniprot|P40202 Saccharomyces cerevisiae YMR038C CCS1 Copper chaperone for superoxide dismutase Sod1p involved in oxidative stress protection Met-X-Cys-X2-Cys motif within the N-terminal portion is involved in insertion of copper into Sod1p under conditions of copper deprivation), producing the protein MSGTDENDFEATYAVEMHCESCTNDIQKCLKDVNGIKNVTFDIKDNLMNVEGHAAPSAIINALKNCGRDGIIRGTGKPNSAAVSILGQYTTGPFENTVKGLVRIVEVAQKKTFFDINLNGVEKPGLYYASVRASGDLSEGVKSTGDPIYKFDQPIDCTSPSDSIPNSFSGSSFVSAPVHVWELIGRSFVVTTDPEHNVNKDNDISFGGVIARSAGIWENDKEVCACSGKTLWQERKDAIQHNIRF; encoded by the coding sequence atgtcTGGTACAGATGAGAACGATTTTGAGGCCACATATGCAGTTGAAATGCATTGTGAGTCGTGTACTAACGATATCCAAAAATGCTTGAAAGATGTGAATGGAATTAAGAATGTGACATTTGATATTAAGGATAATCTTATGAACGTGGAGGGCCATGCTGCCCCAAGTGCAATTATCAATGCGTTAAAAAATTGCGGGCGTGATGGGATCATAAGAGGTACAGGTAAACCGAATAGTGCTGCTGTGTCTATCTTGGGACAATACACGACTGGCCCTTTTGAAAATACTGTCAAGGGACTAGTTAGAATTGTCGAGGTAGCTCAGAAGAAAACGTTCTTCGATATAAACTTGAATGGAGTTGAGAAGCCTGGTCTGTATTACGCCTCTGTGAGAGCCAGTGGTGATCTGAGCGAAGGTGTGAAAAGCACAGGGGATCCGATCTATAAGTTCGACCAGCCCATAGATTGTACTTCACCAAGTGATTCTATACCTAATTCTTTCAGTGGCAGTTCTTTCGTTTCAGCACCAGTCCATGTATGGGAATTAATTGGAAGATCATTTGTTGTTACCACCGATCCGGAGCATAATGTGAACAAGGATAATGATATTTCGTTTGGCGGTGTGATAGCACGCAGTGCTGGTATTTGGGAAAATGACAAAGAAGTATGCGCTTGCAGTGGTAAGACCCTATGGCAAGAGAGGAAGGATGCTATTCAACACAACATCAGATTCTGA